Below is a genomic region from Bradyrhizobium sp. 1(2017).
TTCGTCGCCGACGAGCTTGGCCGTGGTCGAGATGTTCTTGGCGTCGGAGGAGGCGACGTTCGGCTCGGTCATGACATAGGCCGAACGGATCTCGCCGTTGAGCAGCGGCTTCAGCCACTTCTCCTTCTGCTCCTTGGTGCCGACGCGCTCCAGCACCTCCATGTTGCCGGTGTCGGGCGCCGAGCAGTTCATGCTCTCCGATGCCAGCGGGCTCTTGCCGAGCTCGGAGGCGATATAGGCGTAGTCGAGATTCTTCAGGCCCTGGCCGGTCTCGTCGTCGGGCAGGAAAAAGTTCCAGAGGCCTTCCTTCTTCGCCTTGTTCTTGGCGACCTCCAGCACCTCGAGCTGCTTCGGCGTGAAGCTCCAGCGGTCTTCCTTGCCTTCGCCGGCCTTGGCGAACTCGATCGACATCGGCTCGACGGTGTCGCGGATGAACTTCCTGACGTGGTCGTAGAGCGGCCGGACCTGGTCCGACATCCGGAGGTCGTTGAGCTCGTCGCCAGGATTGAGAGTGTAGTTGGTGGTGCGGGGAATGTAGGTGTGTTTTGTCATTGTTCCTCCCGTGTCGCTGAGATCGTGCTGGCGGCGAGAATAGTCGCAGTGCCTCGAAAGTGCGAGCGCGCATTTTCATGCGCAGGCATGCCATGCGATGGAATTCGCGAGAACGTTTGAAATGTTGTTTGAATGGGGTGAAGGGAGGCGGTCACCTCGCTCGGTGTCGTCCCGGACAAGCGAAGCGCAGATCCGGCACCCACAGCCACAGGGAGCAGTTTGGCGAAGACTCGAAGTTACGAGTTTGCGGTACAATGCCGCCTGTGGTTATGGGTCCCGGCTTTCGCCGGGACGACACCGAGTATGTTGTCGGCTAGTTCGGCAGCCGATGCATCGCGCAGATCTTGTTGCCGTCGAGATCCCGGAGGTAAGCCAGATACAGCTTGCCGCCCGGGCCCTGGCGGACGCCCGGCGGATCCTCAATCGATTTTGCACCGGCCGCGATGCCGGCTGCGTGCCATTGCTCGACCTGCTCCGGCGAGTTGCATGCGAAACCGATTGTGGCGCCATTCGCGCAGGTCGCCGCTTCGCCGTTGATCGGCTTCGACACCGAGAACACGCCGGTCTTGGTTATGTAGAAAATGCGATGCCCGTCGACCATCGCTGGCCGCACCTCGAGCGTGCCGAGCAGCTTGTCGTAGAACCCCTTGGCCTTGTCGAGGTCGTTGGTGCCGATCATGACGTGTGAGAACATTTGCGCATTCCCTCAGAGTTTGTGGCCCGGATGGAGCGGAGCGAAATCCGGGTCTGTTTTGCTTTGGCCGTCCCGGATCGCGCTTCGCTCCGTCCGGGTTACTCGAAAGATCAGAACGCTGTATAGCCGCCGTCGATCACGAACGTATCGGCAGTGTGATACGACGATGCCTTGCTCATCAGGTACACCGCGATGCCGCCGAAATCGGATGCTTCGCCGAAGCGTCGCATCGGGATGCGCGGCATCACGTTGGCGACGAATTTGTCGTTGGCCATGATCCCGGCCGTCATGTCGCTCTTGATCCAGCCGGGCAGGATCGCGTTTGCGGTGACGCCGTGGCGTGCCAGCTCGACGCCGAGCGCGCGCACCAGCGCGTTGATGGCGGCCTTGGTCGCGGCATAATGCTCGTTGCGCGCGGTACCGAAGATCGAGGCGAGGCTCGAGGTCGCAACCAGCCGGCCGAACGGGTCGCCGGCATTGGCCCGCTCGGTCATGTGCTTCGCGGCCGCCTGGAACGCGTGGAACACGCCGTCGAGATTGGTGGCGAACATCGTGCGCCATTCCTCTTCGGTGCGCTCGATGAAGGCGCGCCGGCCGCCGCCGCCGATGCCTGCATTGGCGAAGCAGCCATCGACCCGACCGAAGGAATCGAGCGTCGCCTTCATCGCGGCATTGACCGATGCCGGATCGGTGACGTCGCAGACGCGGGTCTCGACCTTGCCTGACAGCCCCGCCATGCTCGCGGCGGCAGCCTTGTTCTTTTCAGGATTGCGACCCCAGATCGAGACGTTGCAGCCCTGGGCGGCCAGCGCCTGCGCGATGCCGAGTCCGATGCCGCCATTGCCGCCGGTGATCACGGCGACGCGGCCGGAGAGGTCGAAAAGGTTCATGGCGCGTTTCCTGTTCTTGGCCAGTTCTCGGCAAGTCTTTCAGTCGCCCTGGCAAGTCTTCCCTGGCATGCCGCGCATCAGCCGCTGCGCGCAAGATTGCTCGCCATGCCCTGATCACCATGGACAAGACCGCGCCAAAAATCAAATATGCGCCCCGGCAAAACAAATTCCGGTCTGCGAAACTGACGCAGGCCGGCAACTGACGAGGAAACCATGCAGTTCAAACATGTCACGCTCGAATTCGATGGCTCGGTCGCCATCCTCAAGCTCGACCATCAGGAGGTGATGAACGCGGTCTCCGTGGACATGCTGGGCGGACTTGCCGACGCGCTCGATGCGATCGAGGAGAAGAAGGACGAGGTGCGCTGCGTCGTCTTGACCGGCGCGGGGCGGGCATTCTGCACCGGCGCGAACCTCCAGGGTCGGAACAACCAGTCGAAGAAGACCAAGGCCGGCCTGACGCTGGAGACCGGCTTTCATCCGTTCCTGCGCCGCATCCGCAACCTGCATTGCCCGATCGTGACCGCGGTCAACGGACCGGCGGCCGGCGCCGGCATGAGCTTCGCGCTGCTCGGCGACATGATCCTCTGCGCGCGCTCCTCCTATTTCCTGCAGGCCTTCCGCCGGATCGGCCTCGTGCCGGATTGCGGTTCGACCTGGCTGCTGCCGCGCCTGGTCGGCCGGGCGCGCTCGATCGAATTGTCGCTGATGGGCGAGCGGCTGCCGGCCGAGAAGGCGCTGGAATGGGGCCTCGTTAACCGCGTCTACGATGACGGCGCGCTGATGGAGGAGGCGATGAAGCTCGCGCGCGATCTCGCCAGCGGCCCGACGGTCGCGCTGTCGCTGATCCGCAAGCTCTATTGGGACAGCCCGGAAAACTCCTTCGAAGATCAACTCAACCTCGAATTCCAGTGCCAGCTCCGCGCCGGTGACACCCAGGATTTTCGCGAGGGCGTCGGCGCGTTCCTGGAGAAGCGGCCCGCGCAGTTCAAAGGCAAATGATCGAGGCGGAGCTCTCGCGCAGCGTCGCGCGCTGGCACCCGGGCGCGAGCGGCGTCACAGGCGCCGCAAAGCTGTCCGGCGGCGCCAGTCAGGAAACCTGGCGTTTCGACATCGTGCATCCCGATGGGCCGATCGGCGCGATCCTGCGCCGCTCGCCGAAGGGCTATGGCGCCGCGCCGACGCGCGCGGCGGGTCTTGCCGCTGAAGCGCAGCTGATGCAGCTCGCTTATGAAGCCGGCGTGCCGTCGCCGCGCGTGATGCATGTGCTCGTGCCGGAGGACGATCTCGGCACCGGCTTCATCATGCAGCGGGTGGAAGGCGAGACCATCGCGCGCAAGATCCTGCGCGATGAGGAGTACGCAACGGCGCGGCCGCATCTGGCACGGCAGATCGGCGGCGTGCTCGCCGGGCTGCACAGGCTGCCCCAGGACAAATTGCCCGAGCTGCGCAGCAGGTCGGCGACACAGGAGATCGCCGAGTTCGAGCGTGACTATCACAGCCTCAACTGGCCCAAGCCCGTGTTCGAGCTGGCGCTGCGCTGGCTCTGTGACAACGACCCCGGCCCCTCGGCCGAGACGACGCTGGTGCATGGCGACTTCCGCAACGGCAACCTCATCATCGGCGCCGACGGCGTCCGGGCGGTGCTGGACTGGGAGCTCGCCCATCTCGGCGATCCCATGGAGGATCTTGGTTGGGTCTGCGTCAATTCCTGGCGCTTCGGCGAGATCGACAAGCCGGTCGGCGGCTTTGGCTCGCGTGAGGAGCTGTTCGCGGGCTATGAAGCTGCCGGCCGCAAGGTCGATCCGGCGCGCGTGAAATTCTGGGAGGTGATGGGCACGCTGCGCTGGGGCATCATGTGTGGCGGCATGATGCAGCGCTTTCGTGAGGGGCCGGACCATTCCATGGAGCGCGCCATGATCGGCCGCCGCGCCTCCGAGACCGAGATCGATCTGTTGCGGCTCTTGGCGCCGCGCGGGAGCTGACCCATGCAGGACGAACCCACCCCGATCGAGCTGACCAAATCGGTCGCCGATTTTCTCCGCAACGACATCACGCCGCTGATCTCCGGCCACCAGGCCTTCAAGCTCCGCGTCGCCATCAACATCCTCGACCTTGTGACGCGGCAGCTGACGCAGGAGGAGGGGAGTGATGCCGCGGAAGTAGAGCGGCTGCGCGCGCTGCTCGGCACGGACGGCTCGGTGACAGAGCTCAACCGCGCCCTTGCCGATCGCATCGCCCAAGGCGAGATCGACCTTGCGACGCCGGGCCTCGCCGAGCATCTCTGGGCGACCACGATGGACAAGCTCGCGGTCGATCAGCCGAACTATGCGTCGTACAAGCGCGAGCTGAGGCGGGAAGGGTAGACGGCGCTCCATCCACCGTCATTGCGAGCGCAGCGAAGCAATCCAGAATCCGTCCACGGCGGCAGTCTGGATTGCTTCGTCGCAAGGGCTCCTCGCAATTGAGACCTTCTACTTCCCCACCCATTTCGGCGGCCGCTTCTCCGAAAACGCCTTCGGGCCCTCGATATAGTCCTGCGAGGCCACCATTGCCTTCACCGCCGGGTACTCTCGCTGCTCCTCGATCGCCTGTTCCAGCGACACGCCAAGCCCCTTCTGGATCGCCTGCTTCGAGGCCCGGATCGACATCGGCGAGTTCTTGGTGATCATCTCCGCCCAGCGCAGTGCGGCCGACAGCGCCTCGCCCTGCGGTACCACCTCGTTGACGAAACCAAGCTCGAGGCCTTCCTTGGCGCTGACATGCCGCGCGGTGAGGATCATGCCCATGGCGCGCTTGAGGCCGATCTGCCGGGGCAGCCGGTGCAGGCCGCCGGCGAGTGCGGCCAGCCCGACGCGCGGCTCGGGCAGGGCGAAGGTCGCGTTCTCCGAGGCGATGATGAGGTCGCAGGCCAGCGCGATCTCGAAGCCGCCGCCCATCGCGACGCCGTTCACGGCGGCAATGATCGGCTTGTCGCAGTCGAAGCGCGAAGTCAGGCCGGCAAAGCCGCCCTTGTCCCAGCCGCGCTTGCCGCCTGCTGCCTGCCACTTCAGATCGTTGCCGGCGCAGAACGCCTTGTCGCCGCTGCCGGTGACGATCGCGATCCACTGCTCGGGATCGGCGGAGAAATCGTCGAACACCTTTTGCAGCTCGAAATGCGCGTCGGTATGCAGCGCGTTGTAGACCTCGGGCCGCGACAACGTCACGATCGTGATCGGTCCCTTGCGTTCCACCTTCGAAAATTTCAGCTCCATCACGCGCTCCCGCATTTTCTCGTCGAGGAATATTGACGGCATAGTAGCGCGCGTGCGCGGTTCAACACCATCGAATTGCGCGGACGCGCCTTGCGCGTTCGGCACGCCCGCCTCGCTTGACTTGAGTGAGCTCTTCTCCGCTTAATCATGCGAAGCAAGAATGCGCCTAGCGCCTTAACGCAAAACGACAAAATCACTCCGGGAGAGACCCCTTGGATTTCTCATTGCCTGCCGATCTCGTCGCCTATCTCGCAGAGCTCGATCGTTTCATCGCGCGCGAGATCAAGCCGCTCGAAGAGGCCGACGACAACATCCGCTTCTTCGATCATCGCCGCGAATGGGCGCGCACCGATTTCGAGAATGGCGGCCTGCCGCGCCATGAATGGGAAGCGCTGCTTCGCAAGGCGAAGGATCTCGCCGATGCCGCGGGCCATCTCCGCTTTCCGGTCCCGAGGCAATATGGCGGCAAGGACGGCTCCAATCTCTGGATGGCGGTGATCCGCGAGCATTTTGCCGCCAAGGGCCTGGGCCTGCACAACGACCTCCAGAACGAGCATTCCATCGTCGGTAATTTTCCCGTCGTCACCATGCTCGACCGCTACGGCCGCGACGACCAGAAGGCGATGATCGATGGCTCGATCAAGGGCAAGTACCGTATCACCTTCGGCCTGACCGAGCCGCATCACGGCTCGGACGCAACTCACATGGAGACGCGCGCGGTGCCGGCCACCCGCGACAACGTCAAGGGCTGGATCATCAACGGCGAGAAGATGTGGACGACCGGCATGCACGTCGCCACGCATTGCGCGCTGTTCGCGCGCACCAGCGGCAATGACGGCGATGCCCGCGGCATCACCTGCTTCCTGGTTCCGGCCAAGAGCCACGGCGTCAAGGTCGAAGAGTACATGTGGACCTTCAACATGCCGACCGATCACCCCCGCGTGAGCTTCACCGACGTGTTCGTGCCAGAGGATGCGCTGTTCGGCGAGGTCGGCCGCGGCCTGTCGCTGGCGCAATGCTTCGTGCATCAGAACCGCATCCGCCAAGCCGCGAGCTCGCTCGGCGCGGCCGTCTACTGCATCAACGAGAGCGTCAAATACGCGCGCGAGCGAAAGCCGTTCGGCAGGGCGCTGGCCGAGAACCAGGCGATCCAGTTCCCGCTCGTGGAGCTCGCCACCCAAGCCGAGATGCTGCGTCTCCTGATCCGCAAGACCGCCTGGGAGATGGACCAGCTCACCGAGGAGCAGATCGAGCGCACGCTCTCCGATCGCGTCTCCATGTGCAACTACTGGGCAAACCGCCTGTGCTGCGAATCCGCCGATCGCGCGATGCAGGTCCATGGCGGCATGGGCTACTCACGCCACAAGCCATTCGAGCACATCTACCGCCACCACCGCCGTTACCGGATTACGGAAGGCAGCGAGGAGATCCAGATGCGCAAGGTGGCGGGGTTCCTGTTCGGCTACATGGGGCCGGGGAAGCATTAGCTTCCTGCGGCGCTCTCTGTCCGCGTCGTCCCGGCGAAGGCCGGGACCCATAACCCCAGGGAGAAGTCGTTGAGCGCGATGACAGCTCCGAATCTTCGCCAAACTACACTCGGTGGGTATGGGTCCCGGCCTTCGCCGGGACGACGGTGTGGAGAGAGCCAGGGGCTAATTCACACGTCGATCCTTCCCCGCCCAATACGGCTCGCGCAATTGCCGCCGCAAGATCTTGCCTGACGGATTTCTCGGCAGCGCCGGCAAGAACTCCACGCTCTTCGGCGTCTTGTAGCCGGCGATGCGCTCGCGGGTGAAGTTGATGATGTCGCTGGCGGTCGCTTCCTTGCCCGGCTTCATGACCACGACGGCCTTCACCGCCTCGCCCCATTTGTCGTCGGGCACGCCGATCACGGCGGCTTCCGCGACATCGGGATGATCGCACAGCGCGCTCTCGACCTCGGCGGGATAGATGTTCTCGCCGCCGGAGATGATCATGTCCTTGATGCGGTCGTGGATGTAGAGGTAGCCGTCCTCGTCCATGTAGCCCGCATCGCCGGTGCGCAGCCAGCCGTCGCCGCGCAGCGTCGCGGCAGTCGCCTCGGGCAGGTTCCAGTAGCCCGCCATGTTGGAGCCCGACCGCGTCGCGATCTCGCCGACTTCACGCGGCGGCAGCGGCTTGCCCTCGACGTCCAGGATCGCAATCTCGACGCCGGGCAGCGCCTTGCCGGCCGAGCGCATCCGCTCCAACCCCTCGACATGGTCTTCCGGCGGCAGCGCGACGATGGTGCCGGTCGTCTCGGTCATGCCGTACATCTGCACGAAGCCGCATTTGAAGATTTCGATGCACTCCTTCAGCAGCGCCGCCGGAATAGGCGAGGCGCCGTACAGCATGTATTTGAGCCGCGAGAAATCCACCGTCTTCGCGCGCGGCTGCCGCACCACGAACTGCATTGCCGCCGGCACCATGAACAGCTTTGTGATGCCCGACTGCTCGAAGAAGTCGAGCACCCTGGTCGGATCGAACTCGCGCGCGATGACGCCGCGGGCGCCGTGATAGAGCCCCATCACGCCCCAGCCGGAGCCGCCGATGTGGAAGATCGGCATCGCGACCAGCGAGACGTCGTCGGTCGACCACCGGTTCCATTCCGGCTTGTCCTCGGCATTGCCCGTTTGCACCAGGTTGAGGAAGTTCGCGTGGCTCAGCATCGCGCCCTTCGGCTTGCCTGTCGTGCCCGACGTGTAGAGCTGGATCGCGATGTCCCTGCTGTCGATCGGCACTCTGGGATCATCACCGCTTTGCGCCTCGCGCCACGCGGTAAAGTCTTGCCATTCCGGCGCACCGCCCTCGGTGGTGATGATTGTGCGCACGCCGGGTAGCTTGTCCTTGATCTGGTGGACGAGCGTCATGAACTCCGGCCCGACGAACAGCACCGGCGCCTTGCAATCTTCGACGATGAAGGCGACCTCGGGCCCCGCGAGCCGCCAGTTTACGGGCGCCATCACCACGCCGGCCTTCATCGCGCCCATCAGCAGCTCGAAATAGAGATCGCTGTTCTTGCCGAGATAGGCGATGCGGTCGCCCTTGTTCACGCCCATCGCGATCAGCGCATTGGCGACCTTGTTCGTCTTGACGTCGAATTCGGCAAAGCTGGTGAGGCGCCCCTCGAACTCGTAGGCAACGGCATGACCGCGGCTCGTCGCGCGTTCGCGCACCATGTCGGCGAGATTCGCCAGTGGCTGTGTGGACATGTTTCTCCCGTGGGTGTTTTTTTATGCCGTGGAGTGTGGCGTCATCCGCGGGTGAAGACAAGATGGGGGAGCCCCGCTGTCGTCCCGGACAAGCGCAGCGAAGCGGAGCGCAGATCCGGGACCCATAACCACTAAACGCAATTTGGCGAAGACTAGTCATGACCAGTCTTCGCCAAACAGGGCTCGGTGGTAATGGGTCCTGGCTTTCGCCAGGACGACGGCTGAGTGTGGAGCGACGTCTTCGCACCTCTCACAGCGGAGAGCAGTGTTACCCCCGCTTCGCGCGGTCCTTCTCGTTCTGCGCCATGATGCTTTCGCGCGCGGCTTGCCAGTCGCCGTCGCTCCAGTCGCGGAGCTGGTAGAAATTGCCGCCCATCGCCAATGCCTGCGCGCCGTCCATGGCGATGGTCTCGCCATTGATCCAGTCGCAGCCGCCGGAGATCAGGAACGTCGCGACGTTCTGCAATTCCTCCATCGTGCCGACGCGGCCCATCGGGTTCATCGCCTTGGTGCGCGCGCCGGCCTCGTCACCGGGCTTGATGCGCTTGCTCATACCCTCGGTCGGGATCTCGCCCGGGGCGATGGTGTTGAGGCGGATGCCGTGCCGGCCCCATTCGGTGGCAAGCGACATCGTCATGGCGTGGATCGCCGACTTGCTCATTGCCGACGGCACCACGTAAGGCGAGCCGTTGCGCACCCAAGTCGTGGTGATCGAGACGACGTTGCCGGGCTGCTTCAAGGCGATCCAGCGCTTGCCGACCGCATGTGTCACGTAGAACGTGCCGTGCATGACGATGTTGGCAACCGCATCGAAGCCGCGCGGCGAGAGCTCCTCGGTGCGCGAGATGAAATTGCCGGCCGCATTGTTGATGAGGTCGGTGAGGGGACCATCGCGGAAGATGGTCTCGATCATCTCCTCGACCGCGAGCGCGTTGCGGATGTCGACACCGTGACTGGTGACCCGGCCGCCATACTCGGCCATCAGCTCGGTCGCGGTCTCGTCGCAGACGATCTTGCGCCGGCCGCAGATATGCAGCTCGGCGCCGAGCTGGAGGAAGCGCGCCGCCATCGACTTGCCGAGCCCAGTACCGCCGCCGGTCACGAGAATGCGCCGTCCGGCCAGAAGATTTTCCTTGAACATGGCTGTTTCTCCCGTACGGATTGTCAGTTAATTGGTCGATTGACTAAATCTGGCCGCCAGCTTCCTGTAAAGCGGCACTGAACAAGAACAGGGGAGAATTGATCCATGGAAGAGCGCGTCTCGATCTCGATCTCGGAAGGCGTTGCCGATGTGCGGCTGGTGCGCGCGGACAAGATGAACGCGCTGGATCAGGCCATGTTCGAGGCGCTTGTCGCCGCGACTGAGCGGCTTTCGAACGACAAGAGCGTGCGCGCCGTGGTCCTCTCCGGCGAGGGCCGCGCCTTCTGCGCTGGTCTCGACATGGGGCGTTTTGCCGCCATGAAAGAGAAGGGCGGTAACGGAATTCCGGGTGGCGAAAATCGTGACCTCACCAAGCGCACCCATGGCCAGGCGAACTTTCCGCAGCAGGCGGTATGGGGCTGGCGCCAGCTTCCGGTTCCGGTAATCGCGGCCGTGCACGGCGTCGCCTTCGGCGGCGGCTTCCAGCTTTCGCTCGGTGCCGACATGCGGTTTCTCTCTGCCGACGCGCGGATGTCGGTGATGGAGATCAAATGGGGCCTCGTCCCTGACATGGCGGGCACGCCGATCCTGGCCTCGCTGGTGCGCGACGATATCTTGCGCGATCTCACCTATACGGGGCGCATCTTCTCCGCGCAGGAGGCGATGACCTACGGCCTCGCAACGCGCATCTGCGACGACCCGCGCGCGAGCGCGCTGGAAGTCGCGCGCGAGATCGCGGGCAAGAGCCCCGATGCGATCCGCGCGGCCAAGCGTCTGCTCAACAATCTCTCGGTCGATCCGGGCCCCGCGCTGCTCGCGGAATCCGTTGAGCAGCAGAAGCTGATCGGCAGCCCGAACCAGACTGAAGCGGTGCGCTCGAACCTGGAGAAGCGCGCGGCGAAGTATGCGGACTAGCGTTCCGTCATTCCGGGGCGCCGCGCAAGCGGCGAGCCCGGAATCCATAACCCCGGCTCGTGGTTATGGATTCCGGGCCTGCGCCTACGGCGCATCCCGGAATGACGAGTCTGGTTGTGACTAAAATTTCAACCCGACGAAAGATCGGAAAACAAAAATGAGCGAGACATCCAACTTCCTCGGCATCGTCTCCGGCGAGCGCAGTCGGTCCCACGCCGACGTCGCATCCCGCGCCGACCGCATCGCCTCGGGCCTCGCCAGGATCGGCGTCAAGCCGGGTGATTGCGTCTGCATGCTGATGCGCAACGACATCGCTTTCCTCGAAGCCGCCTACGCCGCGATGCGGCTGGGGGCCTATGGCGTGCCGATCAACTGGCACTTCAAGCCGGAGGAGATCAGCTACATCCTCGGCGATACCGGCACGTCCGTGCTGATCGGACATGCCGACATGCTGCATGCCCTGCGCGATGCGATTCCGAACGGCGTCACCGTCCTCAGCGTGCCGACGCCGCCGGAGATCCTGTCGAACTACAAGATCGATCCCGACCATCTGAAGACGCCGGACTTCGCGGTCGATTTCGAAGCCTGGCTGGCGCAGCACCAGCCTTATGACGGCCCGGTCGTGCCGCAGCCGATGAACATGATCTACACCTCCGGCACGACGGGCCATCCCAAGGGCGTTCGGCGCAACGCGCCGACGCCGGAGCAGCAGGCGGCCGGCGAGCGCATGCGCGCGATGATCTATGGGCTGAAGCCCGGTGCCCGCGCGCTGCTGCCGGGACCGCTCTATCATTCCGCGCCGAACTCGTTCGGCATCCGCGCCGGCAAGCTCGGCGGTGCGCTGGTTCTCATGCCACGCTTCGAGGCAGAAGAGTTTCTGGAGCTGATCGAGCGCTACAAGATCGACACCATCTTCATGGTGCCGACCATGTTCATCCGCCTGATGAAGCTGCCGGAAGAGGTCCGCAAGAAGTACGATGTTTCCTCGCTGCGCCACATCATCCATGCGGCTGCGCCATGCCCGGCTGACGTCAAGCGCGCCATGATCGAATGGTGGGGGCCGGTGATCTACGAGTTCTACGGCTCGACCGAGTCCAGCGCCGTCACCTTCGCCACCTCCGAGGATGCGCTGAAGAAGCCCGGCACCGTCGGCAGGATCTCGCCCGGCGCCGAGCTGCGCTTCATTGGCGAGGACGGCCGCATGCTGGGCGTGGGCGAGATCGGCGAGATCTATTCCCGCATGGCGGAGCTGGCCGATTTCACCTACCACAACAAGCCGGAGAAGCGCGCCGAGATCGATCGCAACGGTTTCATCACATCCGGCGATGTCGGCTACATCGACGAAGACGGCTACGTCTTCATCTGCGACCGCAAGCGCGACATGGTGATCTCGGGCGGCGTCAACATCTATCCTGCCGAGATCGAATCCGTGCTGCACGCGGTGCCCGGCGTGCATGATTGCGCGGTGTTCGGCATTCCCGATGCGGAGTTCGGCGAGGCGCTGATGGCGGTCGTAGAGCCGCAAGCCGGTGTCGCGCTCGATGCCACCGATGTCCGCGCGCAGCTAAAGACCTCGCTCGCCGACTACAAGGTGCCGAAGCACATCGAGATTCGCAGCGGCCTGCCGCGCGAGGACTCCGGAAAAATCTTCAAGCGCCGCCTGCGCGATCCCTATTGGGAGCAGGCGGGCCGGAAGATTTGAGAATGCGTAGCCCGGGTGAGCGAAGCGACACCCGGGATATTGAGAGCTAGGACCCGGATGTCGCTTCGCTCATCCGGGCTACAAGAATCGGCAAGGGAGAGACTTCCATGAGCGACGCGGCAGGTACGACCAACGAAGTCCTCTACACGGTCGCCGATCACATCGCGACCATCACCCTGAACGCGCCCGAGCGGATGAACACGATCTCCGGCCCGATGCTGAACGATCTGGCGCGGCTGCTGACCGAGGCCAACGAGGACAGGAACGTCCGCGTCGTGATCCTCACCGGCAAGGGGCGGGCGTTCTGCGCCGGGCTCGACCTGCGCAAGGAGCGCGACGGCAACGGCCTCAGCGCTGCGTCCTCGCCGACCACGATCAACTTGCGCAATACGCCGCCGACGGTGCTCCAGGCGATGGACAAGCCGACCATCTGCGCCGTCAATGGCGGCGCGGCCGGCTACGGCATGGACACCGCGCTCGGCTGCGACATCCGCATCATGGCGGAGTCCTCGAAGCTTGCCGCCGCCTTCGTCAAGCGCGGTGTGGTGCCGGAATCCGGCGGCACCTGGCTGCTGCCGCGCATGCTGGGCTGGGCCAAGGCCTCCGAGCTGATCTTCACCGGCCGCACGCTGAGCGCGCGCGAGTGCCTGGAATGGGGGCTCGCCAACGAGGTCGTGCCGGACGCCGAGCTGATGAACCGCGCCACCGCGATCGCCCGCGAGATCGCCGCCAATGCGCCGCTCGCGGTGCAGGCCTCCAAGCGCATGATGCGGATGGGCCTCAACGAGAATTTCTCGGACCACGTCCACCACGTCTATCTCCAGCTCCTGCCGCTGTTCAAAACCCAGGACATGGCCGAGGGCATGAAGGCCTTCATGGAGAAGCGCGAGCCGAAGTTCGAGGGGCGGTAGTCGGTTGCCCCGTCGGACCGTCCTGGCAGGGGCAGATTTCAATCCTATATAGACGGGGTCATCGTCTTCTGGATCATGTCATGGCCCCCGTTTCCATCCTGCTCAACCTGCTCTGGATCCTCATCGGCGGCGCCTGGATGGCGTTCGGCTGGGTCGTTGCGGCCGTCATCATGGCCATCACCATCATCGGCCTGCCCTGGGCGCGGGCGGCGTTCAACATCGCCGTCTACACGCTGCTGCCGTTCGGCTCGCGGGCGGTCAACCGCTACGACGTCACCGGCGTCGAGGATATCGGCACCGGTCCGCTCGGGGTGCTCGGCAACATCATCTGGTTCGTGCTCGCCGGCTGGTGGCTGGCGCTCGGCCACCTCCTGACCGCCCTGGTCCTCGCGGTCACCATCATCGGCATTCCCTTTGCCTGGGCTCACTTGAAGCTCGCGGGCATCGCGCTCTGGCCGATCGGGAAGGTGATCGTGCCGGCTTAGGCGTAGGCTCATCAATATCGAACTCCGGCAGCAGAGCAGACGTCGCTCAGCGTGCGGAGCGTCGGCGCCGATGACCC
It encodes:
- a CDS encoding VOC family protein; amino-acid sequence: MFSHVMIGTNDLDKAKGFYDKLLGTLEVRPAMVDGHRIFYITKTGVFSVSKPINGEAATCANGATIGFACNSPEQVEQWHAAGIAAGAKSIEDPPGVRQGPGGKLYLAYLRDLDGNKICAMHRLPN
- a CDS encoding SDR family NAD(P)-dependent oxidoreductase, with protein sequence MNLFDLSGRVAVITGGNGGIGLGIAQALAAQGCNVSIWGRNPEKNKAAAASMAGLSGKVETRVCDVTDPASVNAAMKATLDSFGRVDGCFANAGIGGGGRRAFIERTEEEWRTMFATNLDGVFHAFQAAAKHMTERANAGDPFGRLVATSSLASIFGTARNEHYAATKAAINALVRALGVELARHGVTANAILPGWIKSDMTAGIMANDKFVANVMPRIPMRRFGEASDFGGIAVYLMSKASSYHTADTFVIDGGYTAF
- a CDS encoding enoyl-CoA hydratase/isomerase, giving the protein MQFKHVTLEFDGSVAILKLDHQEVMNAVSVDMLGGLADALDAIEEKKDEVRCVVLTGAGRAFCTGANLQGRNNQSKKTKAGLTLETGFHPFLRRIRNLHCPIVTAVNGPAAGAGMSFALLGDMILCARSSYFLQAFRRIGLVPDCGSTWLLPRLVGRARSIELSLMGERLPAEKALEWGLVNRVYDDGALMEEAMKLARDLASGPTVALSLIRKLYWDSPENSFEDQLNLEFQCQLRAGDTQDFREGVGAFLEKRPAQFKGK
- a CDS encoding phosphotransferase family protein, producing the protein MIEAELSRSVARWHPGASGVTGAAKLSGGASQETWRFDIVHPDGPIGAILRRSPKGYGAAPTRAAGLAAEAQLMQLAYEAGVPSPRVMHVLVPEDDLGTGFIMQRVEGETIARKILRDEEYATARPHLARQIGGVLAGLHRLPQDKLPELRSRSATQEIAEFERDYHSLNWPKPVFELALRWLCDNDPGPSAETTLVHGDFRNGNLIIGADGVRAVLDWELAHLGDPMEDLGWVCVNSWRFGEIDKPVGGFGSREELFAGYEAAGRKVDPARVKFWEVMGTLRWGIMCGGMMQRFREGPDHSMERAMIGRRASETEIDLLRLLAPRGS
- a CDS encoding DUF6285 domain-containing protein — encoded protein: MQDEPTPIELTKSVADFLRNDITPLISGHQAFKLRVAINILDLVTRQLTQEEGSDAAEVERLRALLGTDGSVTELNRALADRIAQGEIDLATPGLAEHLWATTMDKLAVDQPNYASYKRELRREG
- a CDS encoding enoyl-CoA hydratase-related protein, whose product is MELKFSKVERKGPITIVTLSRPEVYNALHTDAHFELQKVFDDFSADPEQWIAIVTGSGDKAFCAGNDLKWQAAGGKRGWDKGGFAGLTSRFDCDKPIIAAVNGVAMGGGFEIALACDLIIASENATFALPEPRVGLAALAGGLHRLPRQIGLKRAMGMILTARHVSAKEGLELGFVNEVVPQGEALSAALRWAEMITKNSPMSIRASKQAIQKGLGVSLEQAIEEQREYPAVKAMVASQDYIEGPKAFSEKRPPKWVGK
- a CDS encoding acyl-CoA dehydrogenase family protein is translated as MDFSLPADLVAYLAELDRFIAREIKPLEEADDNIRFFDHRREWARTDFENGGLPRHEWEALLRKAKDLADAAGHLRFPVPRQYGGKDGSNLWMAVIREHFAAKGLGLHNDLQNEHSIVGNFPVVTMLDRYGRDDQKAMIDGSIKGKYRITFGLTEPHHGSDATHMETRAVPATRDNVKGWIINGEKMWTTGMHVATHCALFARTSGNDGDARGITCFLVPAKSHGVKVEEYMWTFNMPTDHPRVSFTDVFVPEDALFGEVGRGLSLAQCFVHQNRIRQAASSLGAAVYCINESVKYARERKPFGRALAENQAIQFPLVELATQAEMLRLLIRKTAWEMDQLTEEQIERTLSDRVSMCNYWANRLCCESADRAMQVHGGMGYSRHKPFEHIYRHHRRYRITEGSEEIQMRKVAGFLFGYMGPGKH